From the genome of Fragaria vesca subsp. vesca unplaced genomic scaffold, FraVesHawaii_1.0 scf0512956, whole genome shotgun sequence, one region includes:
- the LOC101309694 gene encoding glutamyl-tRNA(Gln) amidotransferase subunit A-like yields the protein MVSQKVKAHLPKHMFSEKNGESPENITDVASLKRVLGLIDANFFSDEKLLELVKGAKKFNIPTIRANRKLVASVNGGLNDPSCLVFVPDWGIDKAQNPSKRFKCSSLSGIQRPHGDDDIAFMSVLELGELIRTKQITSQELTQIFMQRLKRHNPVLDAVVTYTEELANQQAKEADGLLAQGVYLGPLHGIPYGLKDIISVPHYKTTWGSKTYKDQVLDMEAWVYKRLKSAGAVLVAKLASGSLAYDDIWFGGRTRNPWNIKEFTTGSSSGPAACTSAGMVPFSIGSETVGSMTLPAARCGVTALRPTFGCVGRTGVMSLSESLDKLGPVSRTAADCAIILDAIRGKDPDDLSSRDIAFEDPFLVDITKLTVGYVDDAEQEVVHVLATKGVNMVPFKLKYEVDSVGIASFTMDVDTLAHFDEWQRSGKDDDFESQDQWPPELRRARIFPAVDYVQAQRARGKLIREVREGFTVDAFIGNATDWERVCMGNLVGMPVIVVPSGFPKVSDPPCNDCRRRATITTGIYAPPHHDHIALALAMAYQSATDHHKQRPPIDDLGPNDLSQKRPRVC from the exons ATGGTCTCCCAGAAAGTTAAAGCTCATTTGCCTAAGCATATGTTCAG TGAGAAAAACGGTGAGTCACCTGAAAATATCACAGATGTTGCGTCCCTCAAAAGGGTGCTTGGGTTAATAGATGCCAACTTCTTTAGTGATGAGAAG ttgcTAGAGCTTGTGAAGGGTGCAAAAAAGTTCAATATCCCTACAATCAGAGCCAACCGAAAGCTTGTTGCTTCTGTTAATGGAGGGTTGAATGACCCGTCTTGTTTGGTCTTTGTTCCGGATTGGGGCATTGACAAAGCACAAAACCCAAGCAAAAGGTTCAAAtgttcttctctctctggGATTCAAAGACCACATGGTGATGATGACATTGCCTTTATGAGT GTTCTGGAATTGGGCGAGCTTATAAGGACAAAACAAATTACATCCCAGGAGCTTACTCAAATATTCATGCAAAGATTGAAGAG GCACAATCCTGTTCTTGACGCAGTGGTTACCTACACTGAAGAGTTAGCTAACCAGCAAGCAAAAGAGGCTGATGGATTGCTCGCCCAAGGGGTGTATTTGG GTCCTCTCCATGGGATTCCTTATGGACTAAAGGATATAATATCAGTTCCCCACTACAAAACAACATGGGGTTCAAAAACTTACAAGGATCAAGTTCTTGACATGGAGGCCTGGGTTTACAAGAG GCTGAAGTCTGCAGGAGCAGTTCTTGTTGCGAAGCTTGCTTCTGGATCATTAGCTTATGATGACATCTGGTTTGGGGGTAGGACAAGGAACCCATGGAATATCAAGGAATTCACTACTGGTTCATCATCTGGACCTGCTGCTTGCACCTCAGCAG GTATGGTACCATTTTCGATTGGATCAGAAACGGTTGGTTCCATGACTCTACCTGCTGCACGTTGTGGGGTGACAGCATTGCGTCCAACATTTGGGTGTGTGGGTCGAACCGGTGTTATGAGCCTATCAGAAAGCTTG GATAAGCTTGGTCCTGTCTCCAGAACTGCCGCAGATTGTGCTATAATTCTGGATGCTATTAGAGGAAAGGATCCAGATGATCTTTCATCAAGAGACATTGCGTTTGAGGATCCTTTCCTGGTTGACATAACAAAGCTTACTGTTGGATATGTCGACGACGCTGAGCAGGAG GTTGTTCATGTTCTAGCAACGAAAGGTGTTAATATGGTCCCTTTTAAACTGAAATATGAGGTTGATTCAGTTGGTATTGCCAGCTTTACTATGGATGTGGATACATTGGCTCACTTTGATGAGTGGCAGCGGTCAGGGAaggatgatgattttgagtCACAAGATCAATGGCCTCCTGAGCTGCGTCGTGCACGCATTTTTCCAGCAGTGGACTATGTCCAG GCTCAGAGAGCAAGGGGGAAGTTAATTCGAGAAGTAAGAGAGGGCTTCACTGTTGACGCATTCATTGGCAATGCCACTGATTGGGAGAGAGTTTGTATGGGAAACCTGGTAGGGATGCCCGTAATCGTTGTTCCATCTGGATTCCCCAAGGTGTCTGATCCGCCTTGCAACGACTGTCGTCGAAGAGCCACAATCACCACCGGAATTTATGCTCCCCCTCACCATGATCACATT GCCCTGGCATTGGCAATGGCATACCAGTCGGCGACTGATCACCACAAGCAAAGACCTCCCATTGATGATCTCGGACCAAATGACTTGAGCCAAAAGCGACCGAGAGTTTGTTAA